The following proteins are co-located in the Rhinoderma darwinii isolate aRhiDar2 unplaced genomic scaffold, aRhiDar2.hap1 Scaffold_784, whole genome shotgun sequence genome:
- the LOC142730627 gene encoding uncharacterized protein LOC142730627 gives MAAGSRSLEDIYRQQESAFGLRPFITYPSTTEERVLQRLIYCTKFLPSPIFKMERLMPTNRETQRKYLPWPWDEEEPKPTSSHLCEDLKEEEVKKEEGEAEEREEEQVQEDHEEEDHEVEDHEVEDHEVEDMEEEDKEEEDNEVEDMEVDEKSDNEDEEEENVVEEKEEDEEKEEEEEEKTVKEAMRRIQCRTGRRKKIRQHSFLHDMMKNIRGKRNIIWTILLRPMRR, from the exons atggcagcgggcagcagatctctggag gacatctatcggcagcaggaatccgcttttggacttagacccttcataa CTTACCCCAGCACCACGGAGGAGAGAGTTCTACAGCGCCTGATCTACTGCACGAAATTCTTACCATCCCCAATCTTCAAGATGGAG CGCCTCATGCCAACGAACCGCGAAACTCAGAGGAAATATCTGCCATGGCCGTGGGATGAAGAAGAGCCCAAACCTACATCAAGCCATCTGTGTGAGGATCTGAAGGAAGAGGAGGTCAAGAAGGAGGAAGGAGAGGCAGAAGAGCGCGAGGAAGAACAAGTGCAAGAagaccatgaggaggaagacCACGAGGTGGAAGACCACGAGGTGGAAGAccatgaagtggaagacatggaggaggaagacaaggaggaggaagacaatgaagtggaagacatggaggttgatgagaaatcagacaacgaggatgaagaagaagagaatgtggttgaagagaaagaggaggatgaagagaaagaggaggaggaggaagagaaaacggttaaagaggcgatgagaagaattcagtgtcggacaggaagaagaaagaaaatccgccagcattccttcctccatgatatgatgaagaacatcagagggaagaggaacatcatctggaccatcctcctcagacctatgagaagatga